The Citrifermentans bemidjiense Bem genome window below encodes:
- a CDS encoding NHL repeat-containing protein: protein MLISLQKKVGCAAMLLAMLASFSPTTTAMAGTVPVTTVLTPPMYENLASPVSIAMDPRGFYYVADTRKGGVSKFNLSGKLLQLFRTASPARAVALDNSGNLLVSMGTSVALLDQQGAQKLLLGSGLGQFKYAIGVAVDARGYIWVADNEAHNVTLFTSAGTLVKTIGGLGTASGQFDFPVGVSYEKVADQVVVADAGNHRLQFFDAGSNNAFVKSIGTYGTGPLQFQYPVGAAFEYDPVGQLNRMYVTDLHMSKVQVLDPAGIGTFLKFIGFSGLVSGTFMDPMALAFDPLNKRLIVANGNGRLHLFGIDGGVNPGLPQGLVIDPVLTEVKSPSLTMTGTFPLNTTVEVQINGVAGPAVSYTSATTWSVTVPNLVLGSNILTAIARDARGYLFTKQAIGILYSP from the coding sequence ATGCTGATTTCTTTGCAGAAAAAAGTTGGGTGTGCCGCAATGCTGCTGGCCATGCTCGCTTCGTTTTCGCCCACGACAACCGCGATGGCCGGGACGGTACCGGTGACGACTGTGCTGACACCGCCCATGTACGAAAACTTGGCTTCCCCGGTCTCCATTGCGATGGATCCGCGTGGCTTCTACTACGTGGCTGACACTCGCAAGGGTGGCGTCTCCAAGTTCAATCTTTCGGGGAAGTTGCTCCAGTTGTTCCGGACCGCATCACCCGCGCGTGCGGTGGCCCTGGATAACAGCGGCAACTTGTTGGTGAGCATGGGGACCTCGGTAGCACTGCTCGATCAGCAGGGTGCCCAGAAGCTGCTCCTCGGCTCGGGGCTTGGGCAGTTCAAATACGCCATAGGCGTTGCGGTCGATGCCCGGGGCTATATCTGGGTCGCCGACAACGAAGCCCACAACGTAACCCTTTTCACCTCGGCCGGAACTCTGGTGAAGACCATCGGGGGGCTGGGTACCGCCTCCGGGCAGTTCGACTTCCCGGTCGGGGTCTCCTACGAGAAGGTTGCCGACCAGGTGGTGGTGGCCGATGCAGGCAACCACCGTCTGCAGTTTTTCGACGCCGGCAGCAACAACGCCTTCGTCAAGTCCATCGGGACTTACGGCACCGGCCCGCTCCAATTCCAATATCCCGTAGGCGCGGCTTTCGAGTACGACCCGGTCGGCCAGTTGAACCGGATGTACGTGACGGACCTCCATATGAGCAAGGTGCAGGTGCTCGACCCGGCTGGAATCGGCACCTTCCTGAAGTTCATCGGGTTCAGCGGGCTGGTGAGCGGCACCTTCATGGATCCCATGGCGCTTGCCTTCGATCCGCTCAACAAGCGCCTCATCGTCGCGAACGGGAACGGGCGTCTGCACCTGTTCGGCATCGACGGAGGGGTGAACCCGGGTCTGCCGCAGGGGCTCGTGATCGATCCAGTACTTACCGAGGTCAAGAGTCCCAGCTTGACCATGACCGGAACCTTTCCCCTTAACACCACCGTGGAGGTGCAGATCAACGGCGTCGCCGGGCCCGCGGTCTCCTACACCTCAGCTACCACCTGGAGTGTCACCGTTCCGAATCTCGTTTTGGGCAGCAACATTCTGACGGCGATTGCCCGGGATGCCCGCGGTTACTTGTTCACAAAACAAGCCATCGGCATCCTCTACTCCCCGTAG
- a CDS encoding cytochrome c has protein sequence MKRSQRLMGAVFTMLMSITSIALAGTVTFPKGAATPSETCGECHQTLYLEYALGVGSDNHSANRSIPAAVSSAATAHATSKFTPLASGGDIEWCRSCHFAGAFNIPGKDTLGKQLPNVVNAGEISITCATCHLTPEGKVRSVHKTKNAPHESVVEPALQTAAVCAHCHVDITEKRIVGGQYQTFLEWRDDFKKPGLGTQQCQDCHMPRTVRKTAEDSDAAPVAVGRHLWTGGHSSQRLGGALSLSIIQRDKEKAILSFSVTNIGAGHSVPTGPNARGVYLTVDILDRQGVSRARKEWLFAPNFSARPDDNAFLEEDKKLSGYEGYAQTRADAQGTHEPPVRAGEERLLNWEPALASGLYTVKAKLRYTTDRFKASLAVDEKEMGSSALLITNK, from the coding sequence ATGAAAAGAAGTCAGAGACTTATGGGCGCAGTTTTTACTATGCTTATGTCGATTACATCCATCGCACTTGCAGGAACGGTCACGTTTCCCAAGGGTGCTGCAACCCCGTCGGAGACCTGTGGAGAGTGTCACCAGACTCTGTATCTCGAATATGCGTTAGGCGTTGGCAGTGATAACCATTCCGCCAACCGTTCGATACCTGCGGCAGTTTCGTCGGCAGCGACAGCACATGCCACCTCGAAATTTACCCCGCTTGCCTCTGGCGGAGATATCGAATGGTGCCGCTCCTGTCATTTTGCTGGGGCATTCAACATCCCCGGCAAGGACACCCTGGGAAAGCAACTGCCTAACGTGGTTAATGCCGGAGAGATCTCAATCACCTGTGCTACCTGCCACCTGACCCCCGAAGGGAAAGTCAGGAGCGTCCACAAGACGAAAAACGCACCCCATGAATCTGTGGTCGAGCCGGCTCTGCAGACTGCTGCCGTCTGCGCTCACTGTCATGTTGACATCACGGAAAAAAGAATCGTGGGGGGGCAGTACCAGACTTTTCTCGAATGGCGTGATGACTTCAAAAAGCCGGGCTTGGGGACACAGCAGTGCCAGGACTGCCACATGCCCCGTACCGTGCGCAAAACTGCCGAGGACTCGGATGCTGCTCCTGTCGCCGTTGGGCGGCATCTTTGGACTGGTGGTCACTCCAGCCAGCGTCTGGGGGGGGCACTGAGCCTCTCAATCATTCAGCGCGATAAGGAGAAGGCAATCCTCTCGTTCAGTGTGACCAATATCGGCGCCGGACATTCTGTCCCGACCGGCCCCAATGCCCGCGGCGTATATCTTACCGTAGACATACTCGACCGACAGGGAGTGAGTCGCGCCCGGAAGGAATGGCTATTTGCCCCCAACTTCAGTGCCCGTCCCGACGACAACGCGTTTTTGGAAGAGGATAAAAAGCTCTCAGGGTACGAGGGGTATGCCCAGACGCGGGCAGACGCTCAGGGGACGCATGAGCCACCGGTCCGGGCCGGTGAAGAACGGTTGCTGAACTGGGAACCGGCTTTGGCCTCCGGTTTGTACACCGTCAAAGCCAAATTGAGATATACGACCGACCGTTTCAAAGCATCGCTGGCTGTTGACGAAAAAGAGATGGGAAGTTCGGCACTGCTTATAACGAACAAGTAA
- the pdxR gene encoding MocR-like pyridoxine biosynthesis transcription factor PdxR encodes MFILSSSDTVPLYKQLYNQIRDLILSGKLPADSKLPSVRHLANELSASCNTVDGAYQELYAEGYIYSRPRSGYFVSALDQEMAPHATTSAKLGRNDFLPPPPARFAYNFHPARLDQESFPAALWRKCLIEGLRGNSKELSHYGDLQGDWRLRCSIQSYLEKSRGVMCDPEQIVVSSGLHQGLEIVAQLLKDDHSVVGVEDPGYHLPRAVFENHAYTIRPVPVGQSGIELNQLKAGDATIVYVTPSHQLPLGYVMPVANRLALLEWAESGGNFIIEDDYDSELRYQGNPIPSLQGIRPTGNIIYSGTFSKILSPALRLSYLVLPYSLLGAYRQRYGSYNCSVSLVEQRAMACFMEQGHWERHIRRMRTVYKKKHDILLRCVEASFGKRAVVIGQGAGLHVVIRLHVTPLSEAEIIAKGRQKGIGLVRFSDFHATGNCENVTLMLGFGGLTGNEIEQGITLLSQIC; translated from the coding sequence ATGTTCATCCTGAGTAGTAGCGATACTGTTCCATTGTACAAGCAGCTCTACAACCAGATCAGGGACCTCATACTGTCAGGCAAACTACCTGCCGATTCCAAGCTTCCGTCGGTGAGGCATCTGGCCAACGAACTCTCTGCCAGTTGCAACACGGTGGACGGCGCCTATCAGGAGCTTTATGCAGAGGGGTACATTTACAGCAGGCCGCGCAGCGGGTATTTCGTGTCGGCACTGGACCAGGAGATGGCACCACACGCTACTACCTCGGCAAAGTTGGGCCGAAACGACTTCCTGCCGCCTCCCCCAGCCCGCTTTGCCTATAATTTCCACCCTGCCCGCCTCGATCAGGAGAGCTTCCCCGCGGCTCTCTGGCGTAAATGTCTGATCGAAGGTCTGCGCGGCAACAGTAAAGAGCTGAGCCACTATGGCGACCTCCAGGGCGATTGGCGATTGCGCTGCTCCATTCAAAGTTACCTGGAAAAATCACGTGGCGTCATGTGCGATCCCGAGCAGATTGTGGTCTCTTCTGGGCTCCACCAAGGCCTCGAAATCGTCGCGCAACTGCTAAAAGACGACCACTCAGTGGTAGGGGTCGAGGACCCTGGCTATCACCTTCCTCGTGCTGTCTTTGAAAACCATGCCTATACCATTAGACCTGTCCCCGTCGGACAAAGTGGAATCGAGCTCAACCAACTCAAGGCTGGTGACGCGACTATCGTCTACGTCACTCCGTCCCATCAGCTGCCACTGGGTTATGTGATGCCGGTGGCCAATCGGCTGGCATTGCTAGAGTGGGCCGAATCCGGTGGCAATTTCATTATCGAAGACGACTACGACAGCGAGCTTCGCTACCAAGGTAACCCGATCCCCTCCTTGCAGGGGATTCGTCCAACTGGAAACATCATCTACTCTGGAACCTTCTCCAAGATCCTCTCCCCGGCACTCCGCCTGAGCTATCTGGTTCTCCCTTACTCTTTACTGGGTGCCTACCGCCAGCGATACGGAAGCTACAACTGTTCAGTGTCACTCGTTGAGCAACGAGCCATGGCGTGTTTCATGGAGCAGGGGCATTGGGAGCGACATATCCGGCGGATGCGCACGGTCTACAAAAAGAAGCACGACATCCTGCTGCGGTGCGTGGAAGCCTCGTTTGGCAAACGGGCTGTGGTAATCGGTCAGGGTGCCGGCCTGCATGTTGTCATAAGGTTGCACGTGACGCCGCTCAGCGAAGCTGAGATCATTGCTAAGGGCCGGCAAAAGGGGATCGGGCTGGTCCGGTTTTCCGATTTCCACGCCACCGGCAATTGCGAAAACGTGACGCTGATGCTCGGTTTCGGTGGACTTACCGGTAATGAAATTGAGCAAGGCATTACCTTACTCTCCCAGATCTGTTGA
- a CDS encoding RrF2 family transcriptional regulator: MQFSVGVEYALHSLFYLVNVPEGKTVGIRHLAELHGSTDSYLSKIFAKLRKTGIVRSVSGVKGGYELARLPEAISFWDIIEAVEGPSYFFQCNEMRKKNIFVSDPSIFTDRCPCLIKVVIQDAENVFRNELRNKSLRWLWDQAQKDFSEERKLAIRTWTANL, from the coding sequence ATGCAGTTTAGCGTTGGAGTCGAATATGCCCTGCATTCCCTGTTTTACCTGGTTAATGTCCCCGAGGGGAAAACGGTAGGGATAAGGCACTTGGCGGAATTGCATGGGAGCACTGACAGTTACTTGTCCAAGATTTTTGCTAAGTTAAGGAAAACCGGCATCGTCCGATCAGTCTCTGGAGTAAAAGGCGGATATGAACTTGCCAGGCTGCCGGAAGCCATCTCTTTTTGGGATATCATCGAAGCTGTAGAAGGGCCGTCCTATTTCTTCCAATGCAATGAGATGAGGAAAAAGAATATTTTCGTTTCCGACCCCTCCATCTTTACCGACAGATGCCCCTGCCTTATCAAAGTGGTCATACAGGACGCCGAGAATGTATTTCGAAACGAACTACGTAACAAGTCCTTACGTTGGCTGTGGGATCAGGCGCAAAAGGATTTTTCAGAGGAAAGAAAGCTCGCGATCCGCACATGGACAGCCAATCTGTAA
- a CDS encoding NAD-dependent epimerase/dehydratase family protein has product MCEQKTVFIAGASGAIGRQLSKILVNDGWRVVGTTRTAGKTAMMKELGVEPVIVDVFDENKLAQAVREAQPEVVIHQLTDLPYGLDPELMEAALVRNAILREVGTRNLVAAACAAGAKRLIAQSIAFVFEPGPTPFTEESPLLNFEDPGYGPTSRAVANLEQQVMDAPLDGLVLRYGLIYGPGTGFDSPLTEIAATVHVDAAAHAARLAITNGTRGIYNVTDPDERVSSRKAEETFGWTADFRAS; this is encoded by the coding sequence ATGTGTGAGCAAAAAACGGTATTCATTGCAGGCGCAAGTGGAGCAATCGGGAGACAACTGTCTAAAATTTTGGTTAATGACGGATGGCGGGTTGTAGGAACTACCAGAACCGCCGGTAAAACGGCCATGATGAAAGAACTAGGTGTTGAACCCGTCATTGTGGACGTGTTCGATGAAAATAAGCTGGCACAGGCGGTGCGTGAGGCCCAACCTGAGGTCGTTATCCATCAACTCACCGACCTGCCGTATGGACTCGATCCCGAGCTAATGGAAGCAGCTTTGGTCCGCAATGCAATCCTGAGAGAGGTCGGCACCCGAAACCTGGTTGCAGCCGCCTGCGCTGCTGGAGCAAAACGCCTGATCGCCCAAAGCATTGCCTTTGTATTCGAGCCTGGCCCGACCCCGTTCACAGAAGAGTCTCCTCTGCTGAACTTTGAGGATCCTGGCTACGGCCCGACGTCCAGGGCGGTGGCAAACCTCGAACAGCAAGTCATGGACGCGCCGCTCGACGGGTTGGTATTGCGTTACGGGCTTATCTACGGGCCAGGAACCGGATTCGACAGCCCGCTGACCGAGATCGCGGCAACAGTGCATGTCGACGCTGCAGCCCACGCGGCACGCCTTGCTATAACCAATGGAACCCGCGGCATCTACAACGTCACCGACCCGGACGAGAGGGTCTCAAGTAGGAAAGCGGAAGAAACCTTTGGGTGGACTGCTGACTTTCGGGCCTCGTAG
- a CDS encoding site-specific integrase: protein MQKFIASLKHRSGPTKGQPLSRARILNVLQVFKTIWNDAIEEHRWNLPDPCRSLKRHLPKKKKKVVEVFRFAEWVAIIEAMEAYYRPVAKLMVITGMIASEIAALKKSHVRDGYLYVHQSIVKGEESDELKTVHRERRILLTKALTEILDEAASKASGEYLFTMENGMTFTAERFQRRVWVKALKKAGIKYRKPYTTRHTFAAWALAIRTDQNRLVNLMGHASKQMIFEVYGRYVEGLEQDRLKILAYFGRDFKRGK, encoded by the coding sequence ATGCAGAAGTTCATCGCTTCACTGAAGCACCGAAGCGGCCCAACAAAAGGACAGCCCCTGTCGCGTGCACGGATTCTCAACGTTCTCCAGGTCTTCAAGACCATCTGGAACGATGCCATTGAGGAGCACCGCTGGAATCTCCCCGACCCGTGCAGGTCGTTGAAGAGGCACCTCCCGAAGAAAAAGAAGAAAGTCGTGGAGGTATTCCGTTTCGCCGAGTGGGTGGCGATCATTGAGGCGATGGAGGCGTACTACCGGCCGGTGGCGAAGCTGATGGTCATCACGGGCATGATCGCCTCGGAAATAGCGGCGCTTAAGAAGTCGCATGTACGTGACGGCTACTTGTACGTGCATCAATCCATCGTAAAGGGGGAAGAATCCGACGAACTCAAAACCGTGCACCGGGAGCGGCGGATACTTCTGACGAAAGCTTTAACGGAAATCCTTGATGAGGCCGCGTCTAAGGCCTCAGGCGAGTACCTCTTCACTATGGAAAACGGGATGACCTTCACCGCTGAGAGGTTTCAGCGGCGGGTATGGGTTAAGGCATTGAAAAAAGCTGGCATAAAGTACCGGAAGCCCTACACGACCAGGCACACATTCGCGGCGTGGGCTCTGGCGATCAGGACGGACCAGAACCGGCTGGTGAACCTAATGGGGCACGCCAGCAAGCAAATGATTTTCGAAGTTTATGGCCGCTACGTGGAGGGGCTGGAGCAGGACCGCCTAAAGATCCTCGCCTACTTCGGGAGGGACTTCAAGCGGGGGAAATAG